In Phaseolus vulgaris cultivar G19833 chromosome 3, P. vulgaris v2.0, whole genome shotgun sequence, the sequence AAACTATTTAGCTTATGGAAAAACtacatttatttttctgttaCCGTTGTCTCTTAAAAATGCTTATGTTCTCCAAATATACTTGTAATTGGGGGTAAAACGACTGACGGTATTTTGAGTTCAATAAGCAGGCAGTATTTGCTGTCAACCCCTATTTTGCATATCTTTATTTTTGTAGTTTGTCAAAAGTGCAACTTTTTGTGAGTGGATAAActaaacaattatttatttcaagcTAAAACGAGGCTTCGTTATATGtagaagaaaatatatataaaaaaaagataaacataTAATTCAGTATCTATTCATGTTACAAATTCTTATTTTGGACTTTATTcgtaaaattttattaaattgatcatcatatatacaaatattaaaGTTTCAGCCTGTCATCGTACATCGAAGGTTAACTCTCTTAAAACATGTTTAATTTGGTCTCTGTACAACACATCATTAATTTGGTCTAACTAAGGATGCACTGTACTTAAAAAAAACCAAATTAAGAATGTGTTAGATGTACAAGAATCAAACTAAAAATGCATAAACGGTTATCGGTCTACACTTATAGGACTCGATTTAACAAGTTCTTACCCATAGGGACCAAATAGAGAATCTGCCATACGTTTAGAGACTAAATTATATGTTTAACCAgatcaataaataaattttgcagGTGATtctacacaatttttttaaggaACTATATTAAGTGTACGCAGTCCGACGAAGAGGAAGGGCCAGAACGAATTCTGGAATTTGTAAACCAAAGCAAAAGGACTGAATGAATAGTATAAGGTGTTGGTTATTTCCTGAAGTGCATAAACTGATTTAAAGGTTTAATCATTATCTAATACTACGAAGAAGGCGACAACTCGAGGCTTGTTTGCTTCGCTAAGAGTTTAAAGCAGTTAATAAAGCAAAGGAGTTAACTACTTTTTCCTTTATTCTATGTCTAATAAATGTGATATACTATAGTATAAAATAGACGATCTTGATTTTCTGGCTACTGATGCAATATGCTAGTGAAGTTACCTTAAGTTTCTATCTTTTCTTGAGTTAAAAACAGATCTAATATGCCTGCAAATCTACCGTGAGAAAGAACAATTTGCAAACAATCCCAATCTATTGCCAATGACCAAATAGACATTGGCTAAACCCTCCTAGAATAACATAAATAGTTTTGTATggaatgaaatggaaatgaatgAGCTAGCTTTACTCACCAGAGGGATTCCTTTGGCGGCTCTAGCAGCCAAGTAGGCACAGGGCTTGAAGAATTCTCCATACAACTCTGACCATTTTTGTAATCTTGAATATATGTACTTCGATCCAAAGGAATCAGCCCAAAATATGATGCCTCCCCTAATGAAATCGACCCCAAAAATTTAGAACAAGTACACAGTTTTGATAAGTATgccaaataaataataagacaAACCTGTAAGGTGGAAAGCCCATGCCCATGATAGCAGAAATATCGAGATCTGCTGCTTTGACTGCAATACCTTCATCAAGGACCCGACAAGCCTCATTCACCACAGGAAAGAATATCATCTCTACGATATCCTTTTCTGGTATTTTCGCAAGCTGTGCAGGTTCAGATTAAAAACATCAGATCCAGTGGAAATTTACAAACAAATCAGACTTCAAATTTTGTTCCCTCTCTAGCCTACAAATATGCTATGAATTAGGAAAAGTAGAAAATACCTTGGGATCAACAGAGACACCAGAAATGCCCCTTGCCTTCTCAATATAGTTCTTCAATTCCGGATCAGGACTAGCCTTTCGTTTATCATCATACAAATAAAACCCTTTGCGAGTTGTTTCACCTGTTAGAAGTGTGTGAAGCAAAGATTGTTAATGAATTAGTTCAGTAGAATATACCTAAGCATTTCATGGTTAGTAAGATATATAGAATACATTCCACAAAGAAATCTCCATCAAAATTCAATTCGTTGCAGTGTTTTTTTTACCAGCTCTCTTATCTTCTTGTAGAAGTGGAATAAGCATTGATTTATAAGTTCGCTCAGGAAAATTCTGAATAAATTGCGAGCCAGTAGCAATTGCCACACCAAATCCAACAAGGTCAACCAATCTGCACAAGTAACTATGTAACAAACCAGGCACTTCAAGAATTGATTGAGAATATAAAAATCTTATCCGAGAATTAATACCTGAAAGGCCCCATGGGCATTCCAAATTTGGTTATTACCCTATCAATTTGATAAACATCTGCCCCACGTTCAACAAGCAAGAGACCTGCTTGCGTGTATGGGAAGAACATCCGATTAACAGCAAATCCTGTGCAGTTTCCAACCACCACTGGTGTTTTTCTTATctttttagaaatatttaataCGTCAACTATCACTTGGGAAGAGGTCTGCTTTGTACGTACAATTTCCAAAAGCGGCATGACATGTGCAGGACTAAGTACGCACAAGTCAGATATTTAGATCAAAAAGACATAGCAGGGAAAGAAATAGTTTCCAAATACAAGATACCACCTGAAGAAATGGGCTCCAACAATTCGATCTTTGGATTTGATCTTCTCTCCGATCAAGTTCAAGTCAATTGTGGAAGTGTTACTTGCAAGTATACAATGAGGTGGACAATACTTTTCAAGATCAACAAAGATTTGCTGCTTTAAGGACACATTCTCAATAACAGCCTGTCCAGATATCAAACACCAAAAGTTCATAACTTTCATAACATGCAACCATGACCCTGAGGACAGTAAATAAGcaaatatattttggagtttcattaTACAACCTCTATGACCATGTCCACGTCTCTGAAGCTTTCATAGTCAAGGGAACCGCTGACAAGAGAGACGGCCTTTGCAAAATTTTCCTTGGTCATTTTACCTTTCTTAACACGGCTCTGTAAGTTTGCTGCTCACCGGGGAAAGAACATTACATGAGAATAGATAAACAACATCACttatttcttaattaaaaaTGCAGATTGAATAGGGACTAGTGAGAGTCAACTCATATTCTCACCTTTAATCCTATTGATACCAGCATCTAAGAATTTCCCATTTACTTCTTTCAAGATGATAGGATAGTTGCTAAGAATTAAAGCTGTTGCTATTCCAGACCCCATTAGTCCTCCACCAAGGATAGCAACCTTCTTGATCTGCCTAGGAACCAGACCACGATCCGTAACCCCAGGTACCTGCCCATGACACAAGGTAGTAGGaaattcatatttatataaaaaatttagcaCTTGACGGGCTAGCTAATGCAGCTTCCAAAATTTGTCTTTATGAAAAAGATTAATTGAACCTAACTGGACTCCATATGCAACTTTTTAACAATCCTATAAAACCTCTAGCCAGAAAAACACTATCAAATTTAAGATAGGTTTTAAGCTGAGTCGGAAGGGTAATTGAGAATCCCAAAGTAATGCTAGTTTCATTTGACATGAGATGTATCCGAAGGTAAGGAAGGCTGCTGAACATTCTTCGGTGAATCAAATTTTTTTGAACCAATAGTGCTTAAATGGAAGTGTTCAATAAAAGATAATAAACAAAAAGGGAGTGTATTAAAGCCTGACACATAGGTTTAATAATGTTGAAAATAGTGCAAGGTATCAAAAGGCTAGAGGTCAGACAAGGAAGTTTAGAGGAAAGATCCAAAGGTTTGAGAACTTTTCCTCAAATCTTGGGAGAAAAATGAAAAGTCTAAGATATCTAAGATTCAAAAATAGGGAAAGGAAATAAATACTTTAGTAAGGATGAACATCGCGGGTAAGGATTCAAGATGGGTTATTGTTGTATCAAGAGGGTCAAGGTTCACCACTTATCAATAATATCcaaaattgtataaaattacaaaaagaatagGGACAgctattttaaaatgaaataccTATCTATTGACATCAAGTAAAACATCACAACCACTAAAAACTAATAAGGTTGCCCAAATAATAACGTAACAGTCATAACAATATATCTTGTTGAATAGAAAACAACATTTTAATGTGATAAACACCCAAAAACTTGGGGAACCCCCTCTCTTAAAAGTTAGTAGGGGGTGAAGGAAAGCACTTAAATACTCCATCAAACATTTGATACTACAAAATGTGGGACTTAAGACACTCCATAATAGCCAAGTTTTGAGCATGGCACTAATCTTAGGAGTTGATATCCCGAAGATCGCGCTCTATGATGCTTCACTCATCTTTTCTAGTCAACCACTCCATAGATAAGTCTCTAAGACAATGATAAACAAATCCAATACCAATAAACACTCAAGCACTTGGGAAACCATTCCAACCTCTCACCACATCTGAGGCAGAAGCCCCTCTCAGTGATATTGTGTCTCTTTtcaatttgacaaaaaaaaactcTCAATATTTAAGTAAAAACATGTCCAATCCAAACACTAAATTCTTTTACAACATTTAACCTTTCTATTAAAAGTTTAAAGTAtgttataaaaaagaaatataaactaTTGTTGTCTTAATACCTAGTTTTGCCACTTGAATTGGAATAACAAAGAGAAAATTAAGACACAACCCCAACAAACCTTGGTTGTTCCTCTTTGAGCAAAAAATACGTGAACTAAGCTTTTGCAAATATCTGACTGCACAAGTTTTTCGAATGCTTCAGCTTCCTACAAATAATAAACACAATGTCATACATATTTACGCTACAGTAATATGAAGGGGAAAAGGGATATACTGGTGTAGACAGATAACAACCTTCCAGAGTCCTGCACGGGGACCAGCCACTATTCCTGCCTCAATAACATCAATGCAAACCAAAGGATGATAGAGGTTAGGAGCCCGCCTTTGAGCCTGAGCTCGTGCAAATTTCAAAATCTCTCTTGCTTCCCCAAGGGATTCTAATTTGTCGGTCTTATAAAGACTAGCAACCCATGGTCGTTGGCGGCCCAATATATCCAAGGCCCACTGGCGTGCAGTGTTTACCAAATCATTAGGTTGCACCAAACCATCTACAAGCCCCAGACTAAAAGCCTCCTTCCCTTTGACTGGTTTTGAAGCCTagatttttgaagaaaaaaaaagtgttaaagaaattaattgaaaatcaCTGGACAGGCACATTGAAGCAACACCATACTCTTGAATAATTTCCGTTAAAAGGGAAAATACAATTCCACTCGAAGTGGAGAACTAAACCAAAAAATCTGGTGATATCTATCCAACAAACTTCAAACATAGAAGTGCAAATATGCTGTTAGACTGATCACCAACCTTGAGTTTGAATATACAAGTTTTTCAGATACGTTCTTCACATTTAACAGAATAGCAAAGTTATAAAACGGAAGCATAAAATGTAGCATACCAGTATCATCTCAAGTGCCTTTGTCAAACCAACAAGACGAGGAAGTCGCTGTGTTCCTAAGACAATTTAAAAGTCCAGGTTAACAAtactaaagaaaaaaataatgatgaGAACACTCAGTCACAAGACATTCACTGTTACTCATCGTCTAACTTCTTTTACAAATTATACTAGCCATGTCAAATGTGCGAATTAAGGTATTTAACGAAACTTTTAGTGCATAACTTCATTAAAAAACATGTAAACTTGATCTTCAATCAGCTTTCCTCTGTAGCTCTTGTCTTGTCACTCCACAATGACCAGTCACAATGGTTACAAGtatgttttcaaaataaatcataaaaaaaagttatgtatAGAGAAGCATTTAATTTGAATTCAAAcacaaaatacaaattaatttgatgAAAATAGGGAGGAATCAGTTATTACCTCCAAATCCTGGAATTATTCCAAGCTGAAGTTCAGGCAAGCCTAATTGAGAAGTTGGAGTTGATAACCGGGCATTGCATGCCTATATGAGAAAGAATTGGTAAATTTTGCAGAAAATTATGAGGAAATGTTTCTTCCTAACAAGTTGGTAATGGGTACCATTGCAACTTCTAATCCCCCACCCAAGGCAAGGCCATCAATGGCAGCAACTGATGGTTTCCTAGCCGCTGAAAAATTAAGTGAACAAATTTAACATAgcacaaaatgaaaatgaataaaaaatacagTATTTCATAAAAGTGAAGTACCTTCAATAGTATCAGTGATGATTTCTATTGATATCCAACCAGGTTTTGGACGGTCTATAAGAGGGGAGAGGAAAAAGTTAGAAAATGAGTATGAGTATGAATATTAATTACTGAAATTTAGAGAGCCACCCAAAATTATTAAAGTACCTTTTGCTTCTTGAATGCCACCAAATGCAGAAATATCAAACCCTCCAGAAAATTTTCCCTTTGCACCTAATAAAGATAATATATGTGACAAGATTCAGTTATAATTATGTGACTATAAGCTAGTTGGCCAAAAAATATCTTTGGTGAAGCACCAAACTAGCCCGCtacttcatttttcttttccctCTTGTTCTTCTTAATTGTAATTAGTTCCTTACAGTTTGAAATTTCTGTGTTTATCAAAATGtcaaaatcatgtcatagaAGTTAGTCGAGTTGAGTGAGAATGACTATTCTCGTTGGTTGAAAGTCATAACTGTTACTAACATTTGTATAAGGGCACTTTATTTGATCAGAGACTTTTTAATTTAACAGGGATAATATTGCCTTAGATAGGATCCTAAGTGGTCACTTGATCATTGCTAATGGAGGGTGGGGACTTAGGTAAAAGGTTATAGGCTCAAATGCTGGCTATTTATcacattatctttttcttctttcaaagTTTTGGATTTACATTGTTCCCTTAGAACAAATTACTTCTCAGAAAGCTATTTGTTTTCCACTGTCCCTGCCAGATCATGGTTACTGCTTTCAATATCAATTCCTACCTAATTACTAATTCCATCTTGTTAAATTGAACAAACTTAAGTATTGTCCCTTCCCCGCGCCAAGCTTAGAAACTGTTCTGCTCTATAGCAAATCACAATACCTGTAACGACAATTGCCTTGACATCATTTCTCTTTATGGCCTGATCAAAACTCTCCTTTAGACCGTGCAATACTAGAGACAAAAAGAGGCAAAGGGAGACGGATGAGCAACCTAAAGGAATACTAAGTAACAGAAAAACAAcatgaagaaaatatagaaTGATACTGAAAAATAGGCACATCGAGACAGACATCAACGTTTCACAACATGCAGTGATATTAATCAGAAAAACGTAAGTTAATTTCACGGAGCAATCTGTTATATAAATATACAACCATGGTTCTACTATCACGTCAACAtcatcattcatcatcatcGTCATCATCATTAGCGAGAAAACACGCAGTCTGTACAATCTAGTGTGTGTGTCTGGGTGATTACTGGCAAAATTAGTTTTCACTTTATTATAAAAGCAAGTTAGTAGTAAAATTCTTAATCCAACTTAAAAAGAGTGTTTAAAAGTTGTTTGAagttaaaatcaattttgttttcaGAATTAATGAGTGAACGCGCAACGAATGATGAGACACTTGAGTTAGGTAGTAGTGGAAGGAGAAATCAAAATCGCACTTAAGAAATCCGAGCTAAAAGTAATGGAAAAGGAGAAACGAAAGTGTATACCTTCAAAGGAGAGGGAATTGACGGGAGGATTGACGATGGTGATGACGGCAACCCCATCGGATCCAACCTCCATGCGCGTGTGCCCTCCTCCTCTACCCATTGTGCTGTGATGCGATTCTTTTGGTTTTCGATTATTCAGATTTGATTTGAAGCCGAAAGAGAAATTTAATGAAATAACAGGAAGTGTCGTGAACGGAATGTCCTGTTGAATAGGAAAAACTCTGCTCCAATCCAAATAATAATGTATTATTACATCACATCATACCATTCCCTCTCAACTCCACACCCTTTCAACTACTCAAAACATTCTCACTCAACTTCTGAAAtagtttttctaattttaccTTCTAAACTAATTACAAATCACCACGTAGATTATATTTGTTAACTCTATAATAATTATCCTAATTTATACTGTCAAATTCTTCACCTCCATTTTAATAGCTTTCTTATATCTAACTTTTTGtagtttataattatatatataagataGTGTATTCAAGtataagtatttttattatctgtttcatttttataattgttatattttatcctaataaaaataaaatttatctttttgtactttcaaattaaaaatttctcTATGCAACCAATATGTTATGAAATatacatatgtatatatttaactCCACTATGTTAGTTGGGTCATAGGTTCAAGTATGGCAAATTACTATTCACGTGTTCAAAATAATAACATAAGATATGAAGGAAGATAAATGCaagaatttttataaaataaatacatatttcaGTCTTtgcaaatattataattttagtcTTGTTTAAAAAAGCAAAACCACTATAAGTGTTAATTTACTTatgtgaaatttttaaaaaaattaataattaatattttttataaaataaatataaatggatgtaaatatcattttatgaagtttttttttaagtttacttTAATTCCTATAAATTATGATAATGTGAAACaagtaattattttagatttgaTATTATGATCTAGGGATAATATAATTGTGCACTTGTAAGTTTGAGGCTTCAatgaggaaaaagaaaataatgataaatatgAGATTGAGGAGTTATATGATTATAGAATGAATGCTGAGGGAGAGAATGTGATGTTAATCAGGTGAAGATAATCTATCTATACAGGGACAACCTCCTATGTGGAAAGACCAAAATAGTTATTAAAACACTCTgttaatatatttcatattctattgatttattcattattatttgAGTTTTGtctatttaatattaaattcaataatatttttcttattctaaTAAATGTATATGAGTAAGACTCAGATAAAATCATATCTATTACCTAATCAGAGGAGagataaaatacaaaaaaaaaatatcattaaatatttataatttttgttctttttcctttaaaaaacaaacaagaatGGAAGTATGGATTGTGATCCCTAAGTATTTTCCTTGAATATACACACAGTACaggaaataaatattttaaatataatcaaATGCAAAATTAAATGTATAGCCCAAAGAGAGACGAACAGATAAGATACAGAAAGATTGATATTTCCAAGGTGCACGAAAATTAATAAATGCTGTGTGTCACATTAACTTACAAgcaatttaagataatattaaattattatttacagcaaaatataatagaattttaaaatgctaatattttagttttaaaattattacacTTGGATTCTATATTTTACGAAATTCACAgttttaatctttatttttctttataattttaatatcttaatttttaattatccatttttttcaactttttttaaaatttttgatcatttaaattttaattatcagtacttttattcaaattttagttTACAAAATAGATTAAATCACTATTAAgttatgatcctgcctgttgaccaaaacgttggaatttgcctcgtcaaacttggatcgacgtgtgcaccgcttcaaccttcgtccttcgtcacgatccacctcgagaacctgcaaaagaacagagcggcgccgctgcggccgatcgcactccaacgcccaagtcagtgactgaaccaccaaatacttcaagagtaacactcaagaactctcaaggaaccgttaaccagttctctctctctcaatatactcaagaactcgtaagcgtaaagaagacaatctgaacgtgcgtacctcagaagttcgttggga encodes:
- the LOC137806778 gene encoding peroxisomal fatty acid beta-oxidation multifunctional protein MFP2-like, producing the protein MGRGGGHTRMEVGSDGVAVITIVNPPVNSLSFEVLHGLKESFDQAIKRNDVKAIVVTGAKGKFSGGFDISAFGGIQEAKDRPKPGWISIEIITDTIEAARKPSVAAIDGLALGGGLEVAMACNARLSTPTSQLGLPELQLGIIPGFGGTQRLPRLVGLTKALEMILASKPVKGKEAFSLGLVDGLVQPNDLVNTARQWALDILGRQRPWVASLYKTDKLESLGEAREILKFARAQAQRRAPNLYHPLVCIDVIEAGIVAGPRAGLWKEAEAFEKLVQSDICKSLVHVFFAQRGTTKVPGVTDRGLVPRQIKKVAILGGGLMGSGIATALILSNYPIILKEVNGKFLDAGINRIKANLQSRVKKGKMTKENFAKAVSLVSGSLDYESFRDVDMVIEAVIENVSLKQQIFVDLEKYCPPHCILASNTSTIDLNLIGEKIKSKDRIVGAHFFSPAHVMPLLEIVRTKQTSSQVIVDVLNISKKIRKTPVVVGNCTGFAVNRMFFPYTQAGLLLVERGADVYQIDRVITKFGMPMGPFRLVDLVGFGVAIATGSQFIQNFPERTYKSMLIPLLQEDKRAGETTRKGFYLYDDKRKASPDPELKNYIEKARGISGVSVDPKLAKIPEKDIVEMIFFPVVNEACRVLDEGIAVKAADLDISAIMGMGFPPYRGGIIFWADSFGSKYIYSRLQKWSELYGEFFKPCAYLAARAAKGIPLSAPVEQAKSRM